In the Malaya genurostris strain Urasoe2022 chromosome 1, Malgen_1.1, whole genome shotgun sequence genome, one interval contains:
- the LOC131425120 gene encoding uncharacterized protein LOC131425120 — MEISETSSSATFDSRINFDGTSSDEDFFEVSPNHSESRDISETESVTSCSSKIIYTDQELDDSGCFSISAQKSMRVNNSQIQCMVNQENFIDILEMDGFSTSDPVFSNNFEYWDRMLSSNRYLKEVKESNVHRNIMEVDTKENRDRMEPYPCVDQNKRGMDGKSSHVAKSVYNRNNAMKSQISEYLHKVVENFKPVEMIPDITTGEALDVFNVTIPKADNNSYDQNVESIMDGPHEPNSSQTQCTGTSGIITENSTRQSNNQITECFFEQQILDFGIHSLTDSNNVLSRREFPLKDNFHSNINKEFPIDNKCSIVQSSCSNLGTSKISSVLPSLEVEYSLNLEDIPQRQRELISAITQIFQRLSQLEIEGNQLFLQVKSRATWELCSVQNEILTRCSTPIDSIKTIRYNCKNGQHRFQLILFLLSEIFKLLATQSSCTKRELYYRDTQLTHNQRTVDEGLRDVCFLLKADLWELNVFSSSKGLVAGPLKFRSKHDEMIDCFNSLGTLVPTDVNGLVEIIVDADLLLIVEKDTVFRRLLDDGVLERLSKKIIIITSKGYPDVGTRLLLNKIWNKYHTPMYALVDADPYGIEIYCVYKFGSLVCYE, encoded by the exons ATGGAAATAAGCGAAACTTCCAGCTCAGCAACATTCGACAGTCGAATAAATTTTGATGGAACTTCTTCCGATGAAGACTTTTTTGAAGTTTCTCCCAATCATTCGGAGAGCAGAGATATAAGTGAGACTGAGTCTGTTACGAGTTGCTCATCTAAAATAATCTACACTGACCAAGAGCTTGATGACTCTGGATGTTTTTCAATCTCTGCTCAGAAATCTATGCGTGTTAACAACTCTCAAATTCAATGTATGGTGAATCAAGAGAACTTCATAGACATTCTTGAAATGGATGGTTTTAGTACATCCGATCCAGTTTTTAGTAATAATTTTGAATACTGGGATAGAATGTTGAGTAGTAATAGATATttgaaagaagtcaaagaaagcAATGTACATCGTAATATAATGGAAGTAGACACAAAAGAAAACAGAGATCGTATGGAACCATATCCTTGCGTTGATCAGAATAAACGCGGAATGGATGGAAAATCTTCACATGTGGCCAAATCAGTATACAACAGAAACAATGCAATGAAATCACAAATCAGTGAATATCTTCACAAAGTCGTCGAAAATTTTAAACCGGTTGAGATGATACCCGATATTACTACCGGAGAAGCGTTAGATGTATTCAATGTTACCATCCCCAAAGCTGACAATAATAGCTATGATCAAAACGTGGAGTCAATCATGGATGGTCCACATGAACCGAATAGCTCGCAAACGCAGTGTACCGGTACTTCAGGTATAATAACAGAAAATTCGACTAGACAGTCAAACAACCAGATAACGGAGTGCTTTTTTGAACAACAAATACTCGATTTTGGGATTCACTCACTAACCGATTCTAACAATGTTCTATCCCGGAGGGAATTCCCCCTGAAGGACAATTTTCATTCTAATATTAATAAGGAATTCCCAATTGACAACAAGTGTTCCATAGTTCAGTCCTCCTGCTCAAATTTAGGTACCAGTAAGATCAGTTCAGTACTGCCAAGTCTGGAGGTGGAATATTCATTAAACTTAGAGGATATACCTCAACGACAAAGAGAACTTATATCAGCAATTACACAAATTTTTCAGCGTCTATCTCAATTGGAAATTGAGGGGAATCAACTTTTCTTACAAGTTAAATCTAGAGCCACCTGGGAGCTTTGTTCTGTGCAAAATGAAAT TTTAACCAGGTGCAGCACTCCGATAGACAGTATTAAAACCATTCGATATAATTGCAAAAATGGACAGCATAGGTTTCAGTTAATATTATTCCTTTTGTCTGAAATATTCAAACTTCTTGCGACTCAATCTTCATGCACAAAACGAGAACTATACTATCGTGATACGCAACTCACTCATAACCAGCGAACCGTCGATGAAGGTCTTCGAGATGTGTGTTTCCTTTTAAAAGCTGATTTGTGGGAGTTGAATGTTTTCTCCTCCTCAAAAGGACTTGTAGCTGGACCATTAAAGTTCCGTTCGAAACATGACGAAATGATAGATTGTTTCAATTCTCTTGGGACACTAGTACCAACGGATGTTAATGGTTTGGTTGAAATTATAGTTGATGCTGATCTATTATTGATAGTTGAGAAGGACACTGTTTTTCGGCGTTTGTTAGATGATGGAGTTCTCGAGCGACTTTCGAAGAAGATAATAATTATCACG AGTAAAGGCTATCCGGATGTAGGAACGCGTCTGCTGCTTAATAAAATATGGAACAAATACCACACTCCTATGTACGCGCTGGTAGATGCTGATCCTTACGGAATAGAAATCTATTGTGTGTATAAATTCGGATCACTGGTATGTTATGAGTAG